The region CAACAACCGCGAGTTCGGTCTGCTGCACAGCGCTGACCTGCGTCAGCGCATCGAGACCCACAGCGGCCCGCCCACGCCGGCCGACCTCGACGAGCTCCTGGCGCGGCGCCGCAAGTCGGAGTTCTTCCTGGCCCACCCGCGGGCCATCGCGGCGTTCGGCCGGGAATGCTCGCGCTTCGGTGTCTATCCCGACACCGTCGAACTCCACGGCAGCCGGGTCTACGCGTGGCGCGGTGTTCCACTCCTGCCCTGCAACAAGATCCCCATCAGCGAGACCGGCACCAGTTCGATCCTGGTCATGCGCACCGGGGAGGACGAACAAGGCGTGGTCGGACTGCACCAGACCGGCATTCCGGACGAGTACGAGCCCGGCCTGAACGTGCGGTTCATGGGGATCAACGACAGGGCGGTCACCTCCTACCTGGTGAGCGCCTACTACTCCGCCGCCGTGCTCACACCCGATGCACTCGGCGTGCTCGAACACGTCGAGATCGGACGCTGAGGAGGAGAGAGCATGACCACCACCGGGATCAGGCCGGCAGAGCACTCGGCGCACGACGTGCTCGAATGGACTCGCCGACACACCGACCCCGCGCTGCGCGCTGCCATCGACACGCTGCCTGCGACCGCGCGCCGAGTCGCCGGGTATCACCTCGGCTGGTGGGACGAAGACGGGAGGCCCGCCGAGGGCGGCGCCGGCAAGGCGATCCGGCCGGCGCTCGCCCTGCTCGCCTCCGAAGCCGTAGGCGGCTCGGCGACGGCTGCGGTACCGGCGGCGGTCGCCGTGGAACTGGTGCACAACTTCTCCCTGCTCCACGACGACGTCATGGACGGCGACCGGACCCGTCGCCACCGTCCTACCGCGTGGACGGTGTTCGGGATCGGCAACGCCGTCCTCGTCGGCGACGTGTTGCTCAGCCTGGCCTGCGACGTGCTCGCCGCGAGCGAGCACCCATCGGCCACCAAAGCGATCCGACTGCTCACCGACGCGGTCCAGCGTCTCGTGGCCGGCCAGTTCGTCGACATCGCGTTCCAGGACCGCCGTGCGGTCCAGCTCGACGAATGCGTATCCATGGCCGAGAACAAAACCGGTGCGTTGCTGGGCGCGGCCTGCGCGCTGGGGACGATCTTCGGCGATGGCACTGCGCAACAGGTCGACCACCAGCGCGCGTTCGGGGAGGGAGTCGGACTCGCCTTCCAACACGTCGACGACCTGCTCGGAATCTGGGGCGACCCGGCCAGGACGGGCAAATCCGCCTTCTCCGACCTCCGTACCCGCAAGAAGTCGCTACCCGTCGTAGCAGCCCTCACCGCCGACAACCCGGCAGGGCGGGAACTGGCCGACCTCTACTACCGGGATGAGGCCCTGGAAGAAGAGGAACTCCTGCAGGTTGCCGCGCTCGTCGAGGCCGCAGGCGGGCGTGCGTGGAGCCAGGACCAGGCGGACGACCTGCTCGCGCGCTCCATGGAGCACCTGCGGCTCGCCCAACCCGTCAAGCGTGCGGATGAACTAAGCACCCTCGCCCGCTTCGTGACCCACCGCGACCAATGAGCGCGGGCAGGTGACCGCGGCCGCCCGAACGTAGGTGTCCGCCACTGACCCACGTGTTGGCTGCCGTGTTGCTGCGGCAGCCAACACGTGCCGGTGGCTGCCCATAGCCAGGACCGCCTGCGCAGTGCAGGGTCGCCCAACCAGCGGTCAAGCCGGCGATGGCGTGTCTCAACGGCGAGGAAGGGGACGCGGCGAAGACACGGCCGCCAGTGCTGCGATGTAGGTGGCCATGGGCCAGCTCGCATTGTCGCTGACGAGCAGCAGAGCCGCACCGATGAAATGCGCCGTAGTAACCCGCTCCGCACCGGGGCGTCGGCGCCCGGTCAGGAGGCCGGGAGCAGGAGGTGCTCCGGCGCGACGGGCAGCTCCGCGCCGACGAAGGTCCGCAACAGCGAGTACGGTTCGGCATCGCCGACGAGGATGCCTCCACGCAACACCCGCGCGTCCCGGTTGAACACGAACTTCGCGTAGGTACCGGACGCCTCGTTGGCGTACACGATCTCGATCCCGTCGCCGGTGCTGGTGTCGCCGAAGCTGGCCACGTCGACGCCGAGCAATTTCAGCTTGGTCGAGGTGTCCGCGCCCGGGAAGGTGGTCGCCCCCGTGCCGAGCAGCTGTTGCACAACGGTGTCCGCCATCGCGTATCCGGGCGCCACCAAGCCGTAGCAGGTTCCCAACATCGCCGCGCATTCACCGATCGCCCAGACGTTCTCGTCACTGGTGCGGCAGTGCTCGTCGACCAGGACACCACCGCGGTCGCCGACGGCGAGTCCGCTGCGACGCGCGAGCTCGTCCCGTGGCCGGATCCCGGCGGCGAACACGACCAGTCCGGTCTCGATCTCCGTGCCGTCAGCCAGCGTGACGGCACGGACCCGGCCGTCCGGCGTGGAGT is a window of Saccharopolyspora erythraea NRRL 2338 DNA encoding:
- a CDS encoding family 2 encapsulin nanocompartment cargo protein polyprenyl transferase; the protein is MTTTGIRPAEHSAHDVLEWTRRHTDPALRAAIDTLPATARRVAGYHLGWWDEDGRPAEGGAGKAIRPALALLASEAVGGSATAAVPAAVAVELVHNFSLLHDDVMDGDRTRRHRPTAWTVFGIGNAVLVGDVLLSLACDVLAASEHPSATKAIRLLTDAVQRLVAGQFVDIAFQDRRAVQLDECVSMAENKTGALLGAACALGTIFGDGTAQQVDHQRAFGEGVGLAFQHVDDLLGIWGDPARTGKSAFSDLRTRKKSLPVVAALTADNPAGRELADLYYRDEALEEEELLQVAALVEAAGGRAWSQDQADDLLARSMEHLRLAQPVKRADELSTLARFVTHRDQ